In Pelagicoccus enzymogenes, the following proteins share a genomic window:
- the leuB gene encoding 3-isopropylmalate dehydrogenase has translation MKTLKFAVLPGDYIGPEVMSVALDVLKAATEPAGITLDYTEAHVGGAGIDNEGKALPESTIKICEEADAILFGSIGGPKWENLPPAEQPERAALLPIRKHFNLFANLRPGLLYKELTDASPLKTERIPEGIDMVCVRELTGGIYFGPKRTETLPDGDIQATDEMVYKKSEIERILDVAIASAKARSGKICSVDKANVLTTSVLWRKTATEYVAKHAPEIELSHMYVDNAAMQMARDPNQFDVIVTENMFGDIISDEMGIVCGSLGMLSSASLGTGKNKYDLPFGLYEPSGGTAPDIAGKGIANPCAQILSAALMLRYSFGENEIAEKIEKAVKQAVMDGFRTGDISFGKPSIGTKEMAAAIIERL, from the coding sequence ATGAAAACGCTCAAATTCGCAGTTCTCCCCGGTGACTACATCGGCCCGGAAGTAATGTCCGTCGCGCTCGACGTCCTCAAGGCCGCCACCGAGCCCGCAGGCATCACCCTCGACTATACCGAAGCCCACGTCGGCGGAGCCGGTATCGACAACGAAGGCAAGGCCCTCCCCGAGTCGACCATCAAGATATGCGAAGAAGCCGACGCCATCCTCTTCGGCTCCATCGGCGGCCCCAAGTGGGAAAACCTCCCACCTGCAGAACAGCCCGAACGCGCGGCCCTGCTCCCCATCCGCAAGCACTTCAACCTCTTCGCCAACCTTCGTCCCGGACTCCTCTACAAGGAACTCACCGACGCCTCCCCGCTCAAGACCGAGCGCATCCCCGAAGGCATCGACATGGTCTGCGTACGCGAACTCACCGGCGGCATCTACTTCGGACCCAAGCGCACCGAAACCCTGCCCGACGGCGACATTCAAGCCACCGACGAGATGGTCTACAAAAAGAGCGAGATCGAGCGCATCCTCGACGTCGCCATCGCCTCCGCCAAGGCCCGCTCCGGCAAGATCTGCTCCGTCGACAAGGCCAACGTGCTCACCACCTCCGTGCTCTGGCGCAAGACCGCTACGGAATACGTCGCCAAGCACGCTCCCGAAATCGAGCTCAGCCACATGTACGTGGACAACGCCGCCATGCAGATGGCCCGCGATCCGAACCAGTTCGACGTTATCGTAACCGAAAACATGTTCGGCGACATCATCTCCGACGAAATGGGCATCGTCTGCGGCAGCCTCGGCATGCTCTCCTCCGCCTCCCTCGGCACCGGCAAGAACAAGTACGACCTTCCCTTCGGCCTCTACGAGCCATCCGGCGGCACCGCTCCGGATATCGCAGGCAAAGGCATCGCCAACCCCTGCGCTCAGATCCTCTCCGCCGCCCTCATGCTTCGCTACAGCTTCGGCGAAAACGAGATCGCGGAAAAGATCGAGAAAGCCGTCAAGCAAGCCGTCATGGACGGCTTCCGCACCGGCGACATCTCCTTCGGCAAGCCCAGCATCGGCACCAAGGAAATGGCCGCCGCCATCATCGAAAGGCTGTAG
- a CDS encoding GxxExxY protein, with protein sequence MTPIYYKEETYKIIGAAIEVHKELGHGFLEAVFQEALELEFADQSIPFEAQKPLQIHYKGYVLKKEYIADFLVHDDILVEIKAIEKLTSNEESQVINYLNATKRKLGLLINFGSEGKLEWKRLVN encoded by the coding sequence ATGACCCCAATATACTACAAAGAAGAAACCTACAAAATCATCGGTGCCGCGATCGAGGTCCACAAAGAGCTCGGACACGGATTTCTCGAAGCCGTTTTTCAGGAAGCCCTAGAGCTGGAGTTTGCAGACCAATCCATTCCCTTCGAGGCGCAAAAGCCACTGCAGATCCACTACAAAGGGTACGTCCTCAAAAAAGAATACATCGCCGACTTCCTCGTCCATGACGACATCCTCGTCGAAATCAAAGCAATAGAAAAGCTTACCAGCAACGAAGAGTCCCAAGTCATCAACTACTTAAACGCCACCAAAAGAAAACTAGGCCTCCTTATCAACTTTGGCTCCGAAGGAAAACTAGAGTGGAAAAGGCTAGTTAACTAG
- the alaS gene encoding alanine--tRNA ligase: MKSNEIRQSFLDFFASKQHAVVPSASLMPDAPNLLFTNAGMNQFVPYFLGEREPANRRIADTQKCIRAGGKHNDLEDVGLDTYHHTFFEMLGNWSIGDYFKQEAIEWAWELITDVWKFPKERLYASVYKPSEGDPGEFDQEAYDFWKAVFEKEGLDPETHIVFGDKKDNYWMMGDTGPCGPCSELHVDLTPAGDTKGKLVNADSPYCIEIWNLVFIQYNATPDGEFVPLKAKHIDTGMGFERVAGIMATSKNFTDFSTPPSNYNSDLFDTLFQEFEKLSGHTYQRTLPEDLDNISEVEMKDVIFRVLADHIRCLSCSIADGILPGNENRNYVLRRILRRAVMYGRKLGLENGFFANLVPVVVKQLGHVFPELKQQQEIIQKIIKSEEDAFGRTLDRGIQLFEKIAADEGKISGLDAFTLYDTYGFPLDLTELMAKQKGISVDTAGFEVEMEKQRTKARASQKKTDILVADSDAPAQATKFVGFDTLADEAELIDIVKTDEASYLVFNHTPFYAEMGGQVGDTGEINFDDVHFDVLDTIKDPNGRFLHKVSGDVDSITIGAEANLIVAHDRRKSIERHHSATHVLHWALRKVLGTHVRQAGSYVDDQRLRFDFSHFEAVKPDELDLVEKLCNEQLLNNSKVVWFETPFDQKPKGVMAEFGEKYGDVVRVVDIGGFSKELCGGTHVRGTGEIGLLKITSESGIAAGTRRIEAIAGDSLYSHINDMESTLATAAKSLSAAPADLLKKIDSVLARNAELEKQLKSFQQKASGNLADDLLKSAKDSNGLKLVAAKVDASDPNALRQLGANLIGKLGEGVVVLGAEVKGKVSIVAFSSQSAISAGHKAGDIIRDLTAKLDGRGGGKPDFAMGGAANVAELEATLKEFAL, translated from the coding sequence ATGAAATCTAACGAAATTCGCCAGTCATTCCTCGACTTCTTCGCTTCCAAGCAGCACGCCGTCGTGCCCTCCGCTTCTCTCATGCCGGACGCGCCGAACCTGCTCTTCACCAACGCCGGCATGAACCAGTTCGTTCCCTACTTTCTCGGCGAACGGGAACCTGCTAACCGCCGCATCGCCGACACCCAGAAATGCATCCGGGCCGGCGGCAAGCACAACGACCTCGAAGACGTGGGCCTCGACACCTACCACCACACCTTCTTCGAGATGCTGGGCAACTGGTCCATCGGCGACTACTTCAAGCAGGAAGCCATCGAATGGGCCTGGGAGCTCATCACCGACGTCTGGAAGTTCCCCAAGGAACGCCTCTACGCCTCCGTCTACAAGCCTTCCGAAGGCGACCCCGGCGAGTTCGACCAGGAAGCCTACGACTTCTGGAAAGCTGTATTCGAAAAGGAAGGACTCGATCCCGAAACCCACATCGTATTCGGCGACAAGAAGGACAACTACTGGATGATGGGCGACACCGGTCCTTGTGGCCCTTGCTCCGAGCTTCACGTCGATCTCACTCCCGCCGGCGACACCAAAGGCAAGCTCGTCAACGCCGACTCCCCTTACTGCATCGAGATCTGGAACCTCGTCTTTATCCAGTACAACGCCACCCCCGACGGCGAGTTCGTACCGCTCAAGGCCAAGCATATCGACACCGGCATGGGCTTCGAACGCGTCGCCGGCATCATGGCGACCTCCAAGAACTTCACCGACTTCTCCACTCCGCCGAGCAACTACAACTCCGACCTCTTCGACACCCTTTTCCAAGAGTTCGAAAAGCTCTCCGGCCACACCTACCAACGTACCCTTCCCGAAGACCTCGACAACATCTCCGAGGTCGAAATGAAGGACGTCATCTTCCGCGTATTGGCCGACCACATACGCTGCCTCAGCTGCTCCATCGCCGACGGCATCCTGCCCGGAAACGAAAACCGCAACTACGTCCTGCGCCGCATCCTGCGCCGCGCCGTCATGTACGGACGCAAGCTCGGCCTGGAAAACGGCTTCTTCGCCAATCTCGTACCGGTTGTCGTCAAGCAACTCGGGCACGTCTTCCCCGAGCTCAAGCAGCAGCAAGAAATCATCCAAAAGATCATCAAGTCCGAGGAAGACGCCTTCGGGAGGACCCTCGACCGCGGCATCCAGCTCTTCGAGAAAATCGCAGCCGACGAGGGAAAGATCTCCGGTCTCGACGCCTTCACCCTCTACGACACCTACGGCTTCCCGCTCGACCTCACCGAGCTCATGGCCAAGCAAAAAGGCATCTCCGTCGATACCGCCGGCTTCGAGGTCGAGATGGAAAAGCAGCGCACCAAGGCCCGCGCATCCCAGAAGAAAACCGACATCCTCGTCGCCGATTCCGACGCGCCCGCCCAAGCCACCAAGTTCGTCGGCTTCGACACCCTCGCCGACGAAGCCGAGCTCATCGACATCGTAAAAACGGACGAAGCCTCGTATTTGGTTTTCAACCACACGCCCTTCTACGCTGAAATGGGCGGCCAAGTGGGCGACACCGGCGAAATCAATTTTGACGACGTGCACTTCGACGTGCTCGACACCATCAAAGATCCCAATGGCCGCTTCCTGCATAAGGTTTCCGGTGATGTCGATTCGATCACCATCGGGGCCGAAGCGAACTTGATCGTCGCCCACGACCGCCGCAAGTCCATCGAGCGCCACCATTCCGCCACCCACGTTTTGCACTGGGCGCTGCGCAAGGTCCTCGGCACCCACGTCCGTCAGGCCGGTTCCTACGTCGACGACCAACGCCTGCGCTTTGACTTCTCCCACTTCGAAGCCGTCAAGCCCGACGAACTCGATCTCGTAGAGAAACTCTGCAACGAGCAGCTGCTCAACAACAGCAAGGTCGTTTGGTTCGAAACGCCTTTCGACCAAAAGCCGAAAGGCGTCATGGCCGAGTTCGGCGAAAAGTACGGCGACGTGGTGCGCGTGGTCGACATCGGCGGATTCTCAAAGGAGCTTTGCGGCGGCACCCACGTTCGCGGTACTGGCGAAATCGGCTTGCTCAAGATCACCAGCGAATCAGGTATCGCCGCTGGAACGCGTCGCATCGAAGCGATTGCTGGCGATAGCTTGTATTCGCATATCAACGACATGGAGAGTACTTTGGCGACCGCAGCGAAGAGCCTATCGGCGGCGCCAGCCGATCTCTTGAAGAAGATCGACTCCGTGCTCGCACGAAATGCCGAGCTGGAGAAACAACTCAAAAGCTTCCAGCAGAAAGCCAGCGGCAATCTCGCCGACGACCTGCTCAAGTCAGCCAAGGATTCCAATGGCCTCAAGCTCGTCGCCGCCAAGGTCGACGCCTCCGATCCGAATGCCCTGCGCCAGCTCGGAGCCAACCTCATCGGCAAGCTCGGCGAAGGCGTCGTCGTGCTCGGAGCCGAAGTCAAAGGCAAGGTCAGCATCGTAGCCTTCAGCAGCCAGAGCGCGATATCCGCGGGCCACAAGGCCGGCGACATCATCCGCGACCTCACCGCCAAGCTCGATGGCCGCGGCGGAGGCAAGCCCGACTTCGCCATGGGTGGAGCAGCCAACGTGGCAGAGCTCGAAGCGACCTTGAAGGAATTTGCGCTTTAA
- a CDS encoding REP-associated tyrosine transposase: MLPQRKTLPHTPPPWVSDDAIYFITINCAQRYINTLANPKVADALFETVAYREKLLQWNVHLMLLMPDHLHAFVVFSSFQAIKKTIKDWKRFTARSLHIRWQDDYFEHRIRNQAERDEKWSYVLNNPVRAGLCQSPSEWQFRR; this comes from the coding sequence ATGTTACCCCAACGCAAGACGCTGCCGCATACACCACCCCCGTGGGTGTCCGACGACGCAATCTACTTCATCACAATCAACTGCGCCCAACGCTACATCAATACCCTTGCTAATCCCAAGGTAGCAGACGCCTTATTCGAAACCGTTGCCTACCGCGAGAAGCTGCTCCAGTGGAACGTCCACTTGATGCTTCTCATGCCCGACCACCTACACGCGTTCGTAGTCTTCTCGTCCTTTCAAGCGATAAAGAAAACGATCAAAGATTGGAAGCGATTCACAGCACGTAGCTTGCATATACGCTGGCAGGACGACTACTTCGAGCACCGCATCCGCAACCAAGCCGAACGCGACGAAAAATGGAGCTACGTATTGAACAACCCCGTACGCGCCGGACTTTGCCAGAGCCCCAGCGAATGGCAATTCCGAAGGTAG
- a CDS encoding two-component regulator propeller domain-containing protein, with protein sequence MLSRTTPKITTAFRPLIASLALCLAFACSCGGRNLDFAKLDDSWKLTDLRLETVNLFGNRSAGRIQTITQTNNGLIWVGSHQGLFRFDGRRIRTFFHDPRDPSSLPNESVTTLHVDAQGRLWIGTEQGAALFKPDTEEFIHYLQPADTGDIPIATQVNGIVHDSQGTIYAANEAGRIFRFDEDLGDFAEIGEHRLGAIKSLSIDSLDRLWIGSSDCVYVFNPQTYELQAFKDAVASKDRVTIDYVTSICAVDDNEVWLATTVKGVVVLNPSDGSYEEIPYDSQPEAYANEVRVGPKGRVWVANNAGLTLIDQASRKRISSPQDNKSEINSPPSGINTLFVDHQGTIWAGSNYDGVSKATSYKRFETLALHERNTDVRPFAPALAFLEDKEGNLWVGHPKSGLAMYPKNGDDVLKVTHDPENPDSLTDQPILSLFEDSRGQIWIGTYRGGLYRYDPTTGELAGFHHDPDDPYSIGGHDVRAIVEDHEGTLWFATHGSGVVSFDPSTERFTNYTQSNRERTGFYVQNDWINTLLIDREGAIWLSARNGVVRIASDRSSYTHFLADVTDEGSLSNSRTTDLFEDSKGRIWIGTKDGLNRFLPETQSFKSYSLAEGLPDRSISSIIEDEQGYLWIGTLGGLARFDPVAERAKAFDTTDGLVSDDFFETGAYKAQGGILYFGQNQGLTRFDPSEIVDDTDIPNVFITGIRVSGEPLRVDEEGPLSKSLLNTSRVKLNHDQNALVFEFVAIDFKNPAKNEYRYKLERFDRDWTQASTRAEAVYTNIPPGNYVFRVQAANIDGYWNEQGDSLAIQITPPFWGTVWFRLLIVFLVIAIPVAIFFWRIKAIRNEAKRLEIAVAERTKDLKQANIWLAEANAKTQSHGELLEKTVRERTKELKIAKEKAEHSDRLKSAFLANMSHEIRTPMNAIIGFLHMLESSDLTPEERQHFHDIINQSSKSLMSLIDDILDLSAIEAGEAEIALQTCDLDEICEELGALFRESVLAQKKGKVSFKLERRLPDSFDSNAPLTVVTDPLRLKQILWNLLSNALKFTEEGEIRLGITIRESEPGGRLEIEYAVKDTGIGIPQEEHQRIFNRFHKLDEAGKKLYRGTGLGLTITHTLISLMDGKITLQSEPNVGTEFFVTFPFFSKLEDSQGGSTPSGREASFLHADFSHFNLLVVEDETPNFEYIKRVLKKTGINIRWVNRGGEAIEVFKNGSFDLVLLDLKLPEVDGYQVARQIREVSPAVPIIVQSAYAMREDIARSQKAGANEHLSKPFSPKDLISVLTKYLLTADSK encoded by the coding sequence GTGCTTTCCCGAACGACTCCCAAGATTACGACCGCTTTCCGCCCTCTGATCGCGTCCCTGGCCCTATGCCTCGCATTCGCCTGCTCCTGCGGCGGGAGAAACCTGGACTTCGCCAAACTCGACGACAGCTGGAAGCTCACCGACCTGCGCCTGGAAACGGTCAACTTGTTCGGCAACCGCTCCGCGGGACGTATCCAGACAATCACCCAAACCAACAACGGACTCATCTGGGTAGGCAGCCACCAAGGCCTCTTTCGTTTTGACGGGCGTCGTATTCGCACCTTTTTCCACGATCCGCGCGACCCATCCAGCCTCCCTAACGAAAGCGTCACGACCCTGCACGTCGACGCGCAAGGGCGCTTGTGGATCGGCACAGAGCAAGGCGCTGCGCTTTTTAAACCCGACACCGAGGAGTTTATTCATTATCTGCAACCTGCGGACACGGGTGACATCCCGATCGCGACCCAGGTGAACGGAATCGTCCACGACAGCCAAGGGACCATCTACGCAGCCAACGAAGCAGGCCGTATTTTCCGGTTCGACGAGGATCTCGGCGACTTCGCGGAGATCGGCGAGCACCGACTCGGAGCCATAAAGTCCCTCTCCATAGATTCCTTAGACCGCCTTTGGATCGGCTCCAGCGACTGCGTCTACGTCTTCAATCCCCAAACATACGAACTCCAAGCGTTCAAGGACGCCGTTGCGTCGAAAGACCGGGTAACGATCGACTACGTAACCTCGATTTGCGCGGTGGATGACAACGAGGTTTGGTTGGCGACCACCGTGAAAGGAGTGGTCGTGCTCAATCCCTCTGACGGCAGCTACGAAGAAATCCCCTACGACTCGCAGCCCGAGGCTTACGCCAACGAGGTCCGAGTCGGTCCCAAAGGTCGCGTCTGGGTCGCCAACAACGCCGGACTGACCCTAATCGACCAAGCCAGCCGCAAGCGAATAAGCAGCCCCCAAGATAACAAGAGCGAAATCAACTCGCCACCGAGCGGAATCAACACCCTTTTCGTCGACCACCAAGGGACTATCTGGGCGGGAAGCAACTACGACGGCGTCAGCAAGGCGACCAGCTACAAGCGCTTCGAAACCTTGGCCCTCCACGAGCGCAACACCGACGTACGCCCTTTCGCCCCTGCTCTCGCTTTCTTGGAGGACAAAGAAGGAAACCTCTGGGTCGGTCATCCCAAATCAGGACTCGCCATGTATCCTAAAAACGGTGACGACGTACTGAAGGTTACGCACGACCCCGAGAACCCAGACTCCCTCACCGACCAACCCATCCTTAGCCTTTTCGAGGATTCGCGCGGCCAGATCTGGATCGGAACCTATCGCGGAGGACTTTACCGGTACGATCCAACAACCGGCGAACTTGCCGGATTCCACCACGATCCGGACGATCCTTACTCGATCGGTGGCCACGACGTGAGAGCGATCGTGGAGGACCATGAGGGCACTCTGTGGTTCGCCACCCACGGCAGCGGCGTCGTCAGTTTCGACCCGAGCACCGAACGCTTCACCAACTACACGCAATCCAATCGCGAGCGCACCGGCTTCTACGTGCAAAACGACTGGATCAACACGCTCCTGATCGACCGTGAAGGAGCCATCTGGCTCAGCGCCCGCAACGGAGTGGTGAGAATCGCCTCCGACCGCTCAAGCTACACCCACTTCCTGGCAGATGTCACCGACGAAGGCTCTCTCTCAAACTCACGCACAACCGATCTCTTCGAGGATTCGAAAGGACGCATCTGGATAGGCACCAAAGACGGGCTCAACCGCTTCCTACCCGAAACCCAAAGCTTCAAGAGCTACTCCTTGGCCGAGGGATTGCCCGACCGCTCCATCTCGTCCATCATCGAAGACGAGCAAGGATACCTTTGGATCGGGACCTTGGGCGGACTTGCCCGCTTCGACCCCGTCGCCGAGCGAGCCAAGGCCTTTGACACGACGGATGGACTCGTCAGCGACGACTTTTTCGAGACGGGCGCATACAAGGCACAAGGTGGCATTCTCTATTTCGGACAAAACCAAGGGCTCACTCGATTCGACCCCAGCGAAATCGTCGACGACACCGATATCCCAAACGTATTCATCACAGGAATACGCGTTTCCGGCGAACCGCTGCGGGTCGACGAAGAGGGCCCATTGAGCAAAAGCCTGCTCAACACCTCTCGCGTAAAGCTAAACCACGACCAAAACGCCCTCGTCTTCGAATTCGTTGCCATCGACTTCAAGAATCCCGCCAAGAACGAGTACAGGTACAAGCTCGAAAGATTTGACCGCGACTGGACCCAAGCCAGCACGCGGGCGGAAGCCGTGTACACCAACATTCCCCCCGGCAACTACGTCTTCCGCGTACAGGCAGCCAATATCGATGGCTACTGGAACGAGCAGGGCGATTCGCTGGCCATCCAGATCACCCCTCCGTTTTGGGGCACCGTCTGGTTTCGATTGCTGATCGTCTTCCTAGTCATCGCCATTCCGGTCGCCATTTTCTTCTGGCGCATCAAAGCGATCCGCAACGAAGCCAAGCGGCTGGAAATCGCCGTGGCAGAGCGAACCAAAGACCTCAAGCAAGCCAACATCTGGTTGGCAGAGGCGAACGCCAAAACCCAATCCCACGGCGAGCTGCTGGAAAAGACCGTACGCGAAAGGACCAAGGAACTGAAGATCGCCAAAGAAAAAGCCGAGCACTCCGACCGCCTCAAATCAGCCTTCCTCGCCAACATGTCCCACGAGATTCGAACCCCGATGAACGCCATCATCGGTTTCCTGCACATGCTCGAGAGCTCGGACCTCACCCCCGAGGAACGCCAACACTTCCACGACATCATCAACCAAAGCAGCAAGTCGCTCATGTCCCTCATCGACGACATCCTCGACCTGTCGGCGATCGAGGCCGGAGAGGCCGAAATCGCCCTGCAAACCTGCGACTTGGACGAAATCTGCGAAGAGCTCGGCGCCCTCTTCCGCGAATCCGTACTGGCCCAAAAGAAGGGGAAAGTCAGTTTCAAGCTAGAGAGAAGACTGCCGGATTCCTTCGATAGCAACGCCCCGCTCACCGTCGTAACCGACCCTCTTCGCCTCAAGCAGATCCTCTGGAACCTCCTCTCTAACGCTCTCAAATTTACGGAGGAAGGAGAGATTCGGCTCGGCATCACCATCCGCGAAAGCGAACCGGGCGGTCGCCTGGAGATCGAGTACGCCGTCAAGGACACCGGAATCGGCATCCCCCAGGAAGAGCACCAACGCATCTTCAATCGGTTCCACAAGCTCGACGAAGCAGGAAAGAAGCTCTACCGCGGCACTGGATTGGGACTGACCATCACCCACACCCTAATCTCCTTGATGGACGGAAAGATCACCCTGCAGTCAGAGCCGAACGTCGGCACCGAGTTTTTCGTGACCTTCCCCTTCTTCAGCAAGCTGGAAGACTCCCAGGGCGGCTCCACCCCATCCGGTCGCGAGGCGTCCTTCCTGCATGCCGACTTCTCCCATTTCAATCTCCTCGTCGTCGAAGACGAGACTCCGAACTTCGAGTACATCAAGCGCGTACTCAAAAAAACCGGCATCAACATTCGCTGGGTCAACCGCGGCGGCGAAGCCATCGAAGTTTTCAAGAACGGATCCTTCGACCTTGTGCTCCTGGACCTGAAGCTCCCTGAAGTCGACGGCTACCAAGTCGCCAGACAGATACGCGAGGTCTCCCCCGCGGTCCCCATCATCGTCCAGTCCGCCTACGCGATGCGCGAGGACATCGCGCGCTCCCAAAAAGCCGGAGCCAACGAGCATCTCTCCAAGCCCTTCAGCCCCAAGGACCTCATCTCCGTCCTGACCAAGTATCTCCTCACCGCAGATTCCAAGTAA
- the ribD gene encoding bifunctional diaminohydroxyphosphoribosylaminopyrimidine deaminase/5-amino-6-(5-phosphoribosylamino)uracil reductase RibD produces the protein MTQSEKETFMRVALDEARKGWGSTHPQLMIGAALVEQGEVVATSYVEQPSSSAPEIRLFESLGRKPKPGACLFLTMEPGPSSNRLDSGVRAVKEAGVEYVVIGASDPVSEHANKGADALKEQGIKVERRILIDDCEDLNLISNFWVQNRIPIFAAKSATTLDGKIACRTGESKWITGEQARQNVMKWRRLFPSIAVGAGTLVEDDPCLTSRIEGQPEWCGMRFVFDGLLRTAMERYLPTIYTDDFRDNTIVVTTDAAGTGYIRRLETEGVNVWVLPAENMKVPFSVFRKRCADVGITGVYFEGGSRLVSELLHMRELNYHFNYRAPILMGDDKAKSVYRGLRTERLAQAIRLEKVRHEVFGDDQLMRGFVNYPARLDVDETVFSNG, from the coding sequence ATGACCCAGTCCGAAAAAGAGACTTTCATGAGAGTTGCCCTCGACGAAGCCCGCAAGGGCTGGGGCAGTACGCATCCGCAATTGATGATCGGGGCCGCCTTGGTCGAGCAAGGCGAGGTCGTGGCAACGTCCTACGTCGAGCAACCGAGCTCTAGCGCGCCGGAAATTCGGCTTTTCGAGTCGCTCGGGCGCAAGCCCAAGCCGGGCGCGTGCCTTTTCCTGACCATGGAGCCCGGGCCGAGCTCGAATCGCCTGGATTCCGGCGTTCGCGCCGTGAAGGAGGCAGGGGTCGAGTACGTGGTGATAGGGGCAAGCGATCCGGTCTCTGAGCATGCCAACAAGGGCGCTGACGCCCTGAAGGAGCAAGGGATCAAGGTAGAGCGCCGCATCCTGATCGACGATTGCGAAGATCTCAATTTGATATCCAACTTCTGGGTACAGAACCGAATTCCCATTTTCGCGGCTAAGTCGGCCACGACCTTGGACGGAAAAATCGCTTGCCGCACCGGCGAGTCCAAGTGGATTACCGGAGAGCAGGCCCGGCAAAACGTGATGAAGTGGCGGCGCCTGTTCCCCTCCATCGCGGTGGGCGCGGGAACCTTGGTCGAGGACGATCCGTGCTTGACCAGCCGTATCGAAGGGCAGCCCGAGTGGTGCGGCATGCGTTTCGTTTTCGACGGCTTGTTGCGAACGGCGATGGAACGTTACCTGCCCACGATATACACGGACGACTTTCGCGACAATACGATCGTGGTGACCACGGACGCGGCGGGAACCGGCTACATCCGCCGTCTGGAAACCGAGGGCGTGAATGTCTGGGTATTGCCAGCCGAGAACATGAAGGTTCCGTTCTCCGTATTCAGAAAACGCTGCGCGGACGTGGGAATCACCGGCGTCTATTTCGAAGGCGGCAGCCGTCTTGTCAGCGAGTTGCTGCACATGCGCGAGCTCAACTACCACTTCAACTATCGCGCCCCTATTCTCATGGGCGACGATAAGGCCAAATCCGTCTATCGCGGCTTGCGCACCGAACGTCTTGCTCAGGCGATCCGGCTCGAGAAAGTGCGGCACGAGGTTTTTGGCGACGACCAACTCATGCGTGGCTTCGTAAACTATCCTGCTCGTCTCGACGTCGATGAAACTGTATTTAGCAACGGGTAA
- a CDS encoding MBL fold metallo-hydrolase gives MPLNVRIFPAGSIQTNAFLITDTDLGEAILVDAPNDVSEWVDPALAEDACELKAVLITHGHYDHIGGVATFADRGIPLYGHKADQEMFETPEIMRSYAYPPDLELRGFKIDHWVEEGTRLSFLGLECEVRHVPGHCAGNVLFYFPKVKAAFVGDALFAGGIGRTDLPGGDFRQLERSIRQRIYTLPKDTTVLPGHGPNTTVGEEISYNPFVSGE, from the coding sequence ATGCCATTGAACGTTAGAATCTTTCCCGCGGGTTCGATCCAAACCAACGCTTTTCTTATAACGGATACTGATCTCGGGGAGGCGATCCTCGTGGATGCTCCCAACGACGTCAGCGAATGGGTGGATCCTGCCTTGGCCGAGGACGCTTGCGAACTGAAGGCGGTGCTGATCACCCACGGGCACTACGACCACATCGGGGGCGTGGCTACCTTTGCGGATCGCGGGATACCGCTCTATGGACACAAGGCCGACCAGGAAATGTTCGAAACCCCGGAGATCATGCGATCCTACGCCTATCCTCCGGACCTGGAGCTAAGGGGCTTCAAGATCGACCATTGGGTGGAAGAGGGGACGCGGCTATCGTTCCTCGGCCTAGAATGCGAAGTTAGGCACGTGCCGGGCCACTGCGCGGGGAATGTCTTGTTCTATTTCCCTAAGGTGAAGGCAGCTTTCGTCGGCGATGCCCTCTTCGCGGGAGGGATCGGGCGAACCGATTTGCCGGGAGGCGACTTCAGGCAGTTGGAACGTTCGATTCGACAGAGAATCTATACCTTGCCCAAGGATACGACTGTGCTGCCGGGGCATGGGCCCAACACTACGGTAGGAGAAGAAATCTCCTACAATCCCTTCGTATCGGGCGAATAG